The genomic stretch CCGGCCGCGAGCGTCAGCATCGCCCACGCGCTGGCATCATGCCGGGTCGTCATTGTCGCGGTCGAGTATCCTGCGCGAGCATGATAGTCGCGCGGATCGGAGGATGGTGGACGGCCAGTGGTGCGTCTGACGAGGGCTAAGGGACGGGATGCAATCGTCGCGCGCTATGGCAGCGTGCGTTCGTTTGTCCTGCGCGCGCTCTACACCTGGTTGACACTGACGATTCTCTACCTCGGCCTCTGGCCGATGCTGGTGATCTACGCGGGCGCGCCGGGTGTCAACCCTCAGGACACGCCGCTCGAGTGGTTCCAGCTGCGGTTGCTGGCGCCGTTGCTGACGGCAGTTGTTGCAGGCTGGCTCTGGCGGGTGTCGCCGGTTCCGACCGACACTGCTGACCGCGAGCGTATCGTTGCGCTGGCGAGGCGAGGGCGGCTCTGGCCGCAGGTGCTGCTGTTTCTGGCCGGCACGATCGTCGTCATCGCCGTGTTCATGCTGGCTGCGAACTTCTCCGGCGGATCGCGCCTGCTGCTGGTGACGCTGGCTGAGGCGGCCGTCATGGTCGTCATCGTCTCTGGCTACCTTCACGGCGCGCTTGATCTCGTCTTGAAGCCGCATCAGGCCACGCTGGCGGTGGGTGGGCTCTATGCGCTGACGTTCGCGATGCGCGCGATGCTGTCTACTGCCTCGCAGGAGTCGGGCGGAGACACGCTGGTCGCGCTGGTGGCGGGGCTTATCGCCGGGCTGTTGATCGGTCTGGCGGCGGCCGGCCTGCGCGCGGCGAGCGGCAGCATCATTCCTGGCATCTTCTCCCTCTGGCTCCTGTTCCTGCTCCTCGGCCTCTCCAGCTTCTACGCGACGTAGCGACAGCCCGACGCTCCTTGACGTGACCACGACGAGCCCATAGTATTCCGCAGGAATATTCAAGCACTGACTAAGAACGTCTACAGCAATCGTCGCACAATCCATACCGTGTCCTGGCGGCGATTGTGTCGTGAAGTGAGGCAGGGCGTGGAACGATCGCGTCGGATCATCGCAGCCAGTATGGCGCTCGTGCTGATTCTCGCCACGGGTGGCTGCGGCGGTAATTCAGCTGACAAGACAGCAATCCCGTCGAGTATCGCCGCCAGTCCCACCGGCGCGCCGGCGGTGTTGCCAACAACCTCCGGAACCGGGTCTCCGACTTCGTCGCCGACGAGCGCGCCGCTCTCCGGGTCCCTGACGGTCTTCGCTGCCGCGTCGTTGACCGATGCGTTCACCGAGATCGGCAACCGGCTCACGGCGGAGAATCCCGGCCTTCGGATCTCGTTCAACTTCGCCGGTTCGCAGGCGCTCGTCACCCAACTGCAACAGGGCGCGCGGGCGGACGTGTTTGCGTCGGCAGACCTGAAGCAGATGACGGCTGCTCAGGGCGCGAACCTGATCGACGGTAACCCGATAGTCTTTACCCACAACCGACTGACGATCATCGTTCCCGCCAGCAATCCGGGTGGCATCAACGCGCCGATCGACCTTGCTAAGCCCGGCCTGAAAATCGTCATCGCCAACAAGGATGTGCCGGTCGGTCGCTATACACGACAGTCGCTCGACCTGATGAGCGCCGACCCGGCCTTCGGCGCGGACTTCCGGGCGCGCGTCGAGGCGAATGTCGTCTCTGAGGAGAATAACGTCAAGCAGGTGGTCACCAAGGTACAGCTCGGCGAGGCAGACGCCGGGATCGTCTATGCGTCCGACGTAACGGCGGCAGTGCAGGGCGATGTCGCGACAATCGGGATCCCGGATTCCATGAACGTGATCGCGGAATATCCGATTGCGCGTGTTGCTGGTGGTAACGCGGCGCTCGGCCAGGCGTTCATTGACGCGGTCCTGTCCGCGGCCGGGCAGCAGACGCTACAAGCGCACGGATTTCACTAGCATCGTCCGCAAAAGCTGCAACCTTGTGCCCGGTATCTTCCGCACGGCGATGGTGTGGCCTATGATAGCAGTGGTGGCCTGCGCCTTGCAGGTCTGATGATGCTCGGTGCTGGCAGGTGGCGCGAATGTCGCGACACAGCCGCCGGCCGGGCTCTCAGCCCGGAAGGGGGATATGCATGAGCTCTATTTACGACCCACATCGACCCCAGGAAGGGTGGGGCCGTGGCTGGGAGATTGGCATGGGGGTCGTCGTTGGGTTTCTGATCCTCCTGGCGATTCTGACGCTGATTTTCTAACCAGCAAGTGTTCAGGCAGCGGAGAGATATCTCGCCGCTGCTCAATCTGACCATGCTAACTGGGGTCTGCCGACCCGATTGGCTCAGCGTGATCGTTCAGACAGGGTCGTCGATCAGGGGATGGCTACCGAGCAGCGCTACTTGCGAACGGAGCGCAGCAGGATAACTGGCTGGCGAACATGGTCGAGGATCT from Thermomicrobiales bacterium encodes the following:
- the modA gene encoding molybdate ABC transporter substrate-binding protein, yielding MERSRRIIAASMALVLILATGGCGGNSADKTAIPSSIAASPTGAPAVLPTTSGTGSPTSSPTSAPLSGSLTVFAAASLTDAFTEIGNRLTAENPGLRISFNFAGSQALVTQLQQGARADVFASADLKQMTAAQGANLIDGNPIVFTHNRLTIIVPASNPGGINAPIDLAKPGLKIVIANKDVPVGRYTRQSLDLMSADPAFGADFRARVEANVVSEENNVKQVVTKVQLGEADAGIVYASDVTAAVQGDVATIGIPDSMNVIAEYPIARVAGGNAALGQAFIDAVLSAAGQQTLQAHGFH